A genomic stretch from Antarcticibacterium flavum includes:
- a CDS encoding M20 metallopeptidase family protein: MISITKRFRTALIFQFLIYGLCAFGQVATAQSSIHQSIQARTDVIFDSLVEIRRDLHEYPEVSENEEMTSKKIEDYLLSLGLEVKSNIGGYGVVGILKGTKEGKRVAWRADMDAMSTDLPDVVDFKSKIEGVRHICGHDVHTTIGLGIANVLSSLKENLEGTVYFVFQPAEEMNKGARGMVADGLFELINPDEIYGLHMSPYPVGTIATKSANVYAHFTIMEIEYKASNDQDSLIDYTKEIMRSAQTYGPNAKFWNNENLFSPEFGVTSPNTIYKDYVALMSNFAIEESKGRVILRVLVDASNKEKLNEYSALIKNKIETSRYSEELISVKFNFENGMPVMETPMNDPELTDATMKSIYDIYGKQSIIPLYGVPPLQFSDDFARFQKFIPGVYYFLGGSNPDKGIVAMPHTPNFAVDEEAIKFGVNYFSSIIVERLKK, encoded by the coding sequence ATGATTTCAATTACTAAAAGATTTAGAACAGCCCTTATTTTTCAATTTCTTATATATGGTTTATGTGCGTTTGGGCAGGTTGCTACAGCTCAATCTTCAATTCATCAATCAATTCAAGCCAGAACGGATGTAATTTTTGATTCTCTTGTCGAAATCCGAAGAGATCTTCACGAATATCCGGAAGTATCAGAAAATGAGGAAATGACTTCCAAAAAAATAGAAGATTACTTATTGTCCCTTGGATTGGAAGTCAAATCAAATATTGGTGGATATGGAGTAGTTGGTATTTTAAAAGGTACCAAAGAAGGCAAGCGAGTTGCTTGGAGAGCCGATATGGATGCCATGTCTACAGACCTTCCCGACGTTGTTGATTTTAAATCAAAAATTGAAGGTGTAAGACATATTTGTGGACACGATGTGCATACAACAATAGGACTGGGAATAGCAAATGTTCTGTCCAGCCTGAAGGAAAATTTAGAAGGAACTGTATATTTTGTTTTTCAACCTGCAGAGGAAATGAATAAGGGAGCGAGAGGGATGGTAGCCGATGGATTGTTTGAATTAATTAACCCTGATGAAATTTATGGCCTACATATGTCTCCATATCCAGTTGGTACAATAGCAACTAAATCGGCAAATGTATATGCTCATTTTACAATTATGGAAATAGAATATAAAGCTTCTAACGACCAGGATTCTTTAATAGATTATACAAAGGAAATAATGAGGAGTGCTCAAACATATGGACCAAACGCTAAATTTTGGAATAATGAAAATCTATTTAGCCCAGAGTTTGGAGTAACCAGTCCCAATACAATTTATAAAGATTACGTCGCATTGATGAGTAACTTTGCTATAGAGGAATCTAAGGGAAGGGTAATACTAAGAGTATTAGTTGATGCTAGTAATAAAGAAAAATTAAATGAGTATTCGGCATTAATTAAAAATAAGATTGAAACTTCCAGATATTCAGAAGAATTAATTTCTGTAAAATTTAATTTTGAGAATGGAATGCCTGTTATGGAAACACCAATGAATGACCCAGAACTGACAGATGCCACAATGAAAAGTATTTATGATATATACGGGAAACAAAGTATTATTCCGCTTTATGGAGTTCCCCCATTACAATTTAGTGATGATTTTGCCCGTTTTCAGAAATTTATTCCAGGTGTCTATTATTTCTTGGGGGGTTCAAATCCTGACAAAGGTATTGTTGCTATGCCACACACGCCTAATTTTGCTGTAGATGAAGAAGCTATTAAATTTGGAGTTAACTATTTCTCTTCCATAATTGTTGAGAGATTAAAAAAATAA
- a CDS encoding DUF5694 domain-containing protein, translated as MKFRLFQFLIFLIPILTYSQKAQFPSPSEYFSEPKSGVLVLGTIHFDYPNLDAIKTGEEDQLDVLSEKKQREITELIDYIKRFQPNKIAIEAWDSFKATEKLRKYKKGDFKKEKSERYQLGMRLATELDLDTLYSIDTGPMIADLANMDSTYVAKLTEDYDFQSSDPFHQMSIEYFKVVNKLPAKMNLLEYFKKLNSLEHHQYVLGSYLTGDFKLGDQRGADVTSVWWYNRNLRLFRKIQEMNTNNNDRILVIFGIDHAAILRHLIEYSPEFEFIEFDSL; from the coding sequence ATGAAATTTAGACTCTTTCAGTTCTTAATATTTTTAATCCCAATCCTTACATACTCCCAAAAGGCACAATTTCCATCTCCTTCAGAATATTTTTCAGAGCCAAAATCAGGAGTTTTGGTATTAGGCACAATTCATTTTGATTATCCCAACTTAGATGCCATAAAAACAGGAGAAGAAGACCAACTTGATGTATTGAGCGAGAAGAAACAGCGAGAAATTACAGAGCTTATAGATTACATAAAAAGATTTCAACCCAACAAAATAGCCATAGAAGCGTGGGATAGTTTTAAAGCAACCGAAAAACTGAGAAAGTATAAAAAGGGTGATTTTAAAAAGGAGAAAAGCGAACGATATCAATTAGGAATGCGATTGGCAACAGAACTCGATTTAGATACTTTATATTCTATAGATACAGGACCAATGATAGCAGACCTGGCGAATATGGATTCTACCTATGTAGCTAAACTGACGGAGGATTATGATTTTCAAAGCAGTGATCCTTTTCATCAAATGTCAATAGAATACTTTAAAGTTGTAAATAAATTACCGGCGAAAATGAATCTGCTCGAATATTTTAAAAAGTTGAATTCCCTGGAACATCATCAATATGTACTCGGTTCTTACTTAACTGGAGATTTTAAATTAGGTGACCAAAGAGGTGCAGATGTCACTTCCGTCTGGTGGTATAATAGAAATTTAAGGCTTTTTAGAAAAATTCAGGAAATGAATACAAACAATAATGACAGAATATTAGTTATTTTCGGTATTGATCACGCTGCAATTCTGAGACACCTTATTGAATACTCCCCAGAATTTGAATTCATAGAATTTGATAGTTTATAA
- a CDS encoding protease complex subunit PrcB family protein: protein MKPKMVFLLSIFLSLSISCSKADLGDPINYELILENHLSYDSEETIPEQTLVFKNESDLNNFLPVIEQVNPYRVDNLKNLDFDFSHNDLILIIGKYYAYCCSKININGVYKENNSVVVKYKESGPGEATAVSQAYTVLKISKEDSE from the coding sequence ATGAAACCAAAAATGGTTTTTCTTTTAAGCATCTTTCTATCCCTTTCAATAAGCTGTTCAAAAGCGGATTTGGGCGATCCTATTAATTACGAGTTGATTTTAGAAAATCATCTAAGCTATGATAGTGAAGAAACTATTCCAGAACAAACTCTTGTCTTTAAAAATGAATCTGATCTCAATAATTTCTTACCTGTAATTGAGCAGGTTAATCCTTATCGTGTTGACAACCTAAAAAACCTGGATTTTGATTTCAGTCATAATGATCTGATCCTCATAATTGGGAAATACTACGCATATTGCTGTAGTAAGATCAATATAAATGGCGTGTATAAAGAAAATAACAGTGTCGTGGTAAAATATAAAGAAAGTGGACCTGGAGAGGCCACGGCAGTAAGTCAAGCATATACTGTTCTGAAAATTTCCAAGGAGGACTCGGAATAA
- a CDS encoding DUF6155 family protein, with product MPLKEVQKELNGMDKPELVKIISEMYNKIPAVKTYLDFFATGEIEKLAAKYKKEIEKYIYPSGRNLELRETEARKVIRSVQKMKITELIVELELHYVSCCLEVIEDFDYWEENYYKAMEKMFYSALSGITALGMEEKCNERIIEIVSKASDSDIELSY from the coding sequence ATGCCATTAAAAGAGGTACAAAAAGAATTAAATGGAATGGACAAGCCCGAACTCGTTAAAATAATTTCGGAGATGTACAATAAAATTCCAGCTGTTAAAACTTACTTAGACTTTTTTGCTACTGGAGAAATAGAAAAACTTGCAGCGAAGTATAAAAAGGAAATTGAAAAGTATATTTATCCAAGTGGACGAAATTTGGAATTACGGGAAACTGAAGCTCGAAAAGTAATTCGATCTGTCCAAAAAATGAAGATTACGGAGCTTATTGTGGAATTGGAATTACACTATGTCTCCTGTTGCCTGGAAGTCATTGAAGACTTTGACTATTGGGAGGAAAACTATTATAAAGCAATGGAGAAAATGTTTTATTCTGCATTAAGCGGAATAACTGCATTGGGGATGGAGGAAAAGTGTAATGAACGGATAATAGAAATTGTTAGCAAAGCAAGTGATTCCGATATTGAACTTTCGTATTAG
- a CDS encoding site-specific integrase encodes MKTSRTFSIHFWINSAKIKKNKAPIYARITVNKERIEISLKRDIEVTYWDTRAKRSNSRTPQAKALNKYLDQVYSDLLDCHTQLHIENKIITPKAIKARFLGEDQQQKSLLDIIDYHKTTMPDTLKWGTLKNYDTTEKYLKRFLGDRYKTTDIYLQEITYGFLIDFDQYLRKTSSINRSQPLKNNGIMKHLERLKKLLKLAVNLEWLEKDPSTRFSLKFQKYDREFLSSSELHELEVADFSNDRHRKTRDLFIFSCYTGLSYSDVKALKEKNIVRGIDGKYWIHTHRIKNDQPVKIPLLEKAMVILERYQTEEFNYENNLLPVFSNQKINIYLKEVASLLGINKKLSFHSARHTFATTVTLSNGVPIETVSKLLGHSKLSTTQTYARVMEQKISADMDKLQNSLNLDSIKIKRKQL; translated from the coding sequence ATGAAGACTTCCAGAACTTTTAGTATCCATTTTTGGATCAATTCAGCAAAAATTAAAAAGAACAAAGCACCTATTTATGCCAGAATTACGGTTAATAAGGAGCGCATAGAAATCAGTTTAAAAAGAGATATAGAAGTTACCTATTGGGATACCCGAGCTAAACGCTCCAATTCCCGTACTCCGCAGGCAAAAGCATTAAACAAATATCTGGACCAGGTGTACTCAGATCTCCTGGATTGCCATACTCAATTACACATAGAGAATAAGATTATCACCCCAAAAGCTATCAAAGCCCGCTTTTTAGGAGAGGACCAACAACAGAAATCACTGCTTGATATTATTGATTATCACAAAACTACAATGCCCGATACCTTAAAGTGGGGCACTTTAAAAAATTATGATACTACTGAGAAATATTTAAAACGTTTTTTGGGAGACAGGTATAAAACCACTGATATCTATCTTCAAGAGATTACATATGGGTTTCTAATTGATTTTGATCAATACTTACGAAAGACTTCTTCTATAAACCGGTCACAGCCCCTTAAAAATAATGGGATTATGAAACATCTAGAGAGGCTGAAAAAATTGCTTAAACTTGCTGTGAACCTTGAATGGCTGGAGAAAGATCCATCTACTCGTTTTTCCTTGAAGTTTCAAAAATATGATAGAGAATTTTTATCCTCTTCAGAACTTCACGAGCTTGAAGTTGCTGATTTCTCAAATGACCGCCACAGAAAAACCCGGGATTTGTTTATTTTTTCCTGTTATACTGGATTGTCGTATTCTGATGTCAAAGCCCTGAAAGAAAAGAATATTGTTCGAGGTATCGACGGGAAATATTGGATACATACTCATAGAATTAAAAATGACCAGCCAGTAAAAATTCCTTTATTAGAGAAAGCTATGGTTATTTTGGAAAGATACCAGACAGAGGAATTTAACTACGAAAATAATTTACTTCCGGTATTTTCCAATCAGAAGATCAATATCTATCTAAAAGAAGTAGCGTCTCTTTTGGGTATTAATAAAAAACTTTCATTCCATTCTGCCAGGCACACTTTCGCAACTACGGTTACCCTATCTAATGGTGTTCCTATTGAAACAGTCTCTAAACTTCTTGGACACTCCAAATTATCTACAACGCAAACATATGCCCGTGTGATGGAACAGAAAATAAGTGCAGATATGGATAAGTTGCAAAATTCACTGAATTTGGATTCAATTAAAATCAAAAGAAAACAATTATAA
- a CDS encoding type 1 glutamine amidotransferase domain-containing protein, with protein MKKILMVLTSHKEIPKIDSTTGVWLGEFTEPYYEFLDMDYLVTLASPKGGEPPVDPRSRLVEELSASNRRFEKDELAQAAFSHTVKLSEVKAEDFDGIFYPGGHGPMWDLAQDEINANLLLEFHKQDKAIGAVCHGPAAFLLAAEKDPHFLPGYELTAFSNTEEKLVGLYTDIPFKLEDRLKELGAKYKKAKIPFMSKIIVSGKIVTGQNPASAGKAAKDFIKVLRGVDTFGIY; from the coding sequence ATGAAGAAGATCTTAATGGTACTTACCTCACATAAAGAAATTCCAAAAATCGATTCGACCACCGGGGTATGGCTGGGGGAATTTACAGAACCATATTATGAATTCCTGGATATGGATTACCTGGTAACCCTGGCAAGCCCTAAGGGAGGAGAGCCACCGGTAGACCCTCGCAGCAGGCTGGTAGAGGAGCTTTCCGCTTCCAACCGTCGTTTTGAAAAGGATGAACTGGCGCAGGCAGCATTTAGTCATACGGTTAAATTAAGCGAAGTAAAAGCTGAGGATTTTGATGGCATTTTTTATCCCGGAGGTCACGGCCCCATGTGGGATCTTGCCCAGGATGAAATTAACGCGAATCTTCTCCTGGAATTTCATAAGCAGGATAAAGCTATAGGAGCAGTATGTCATGGCCCGGCTGCTTTCCTGCTGGCTGCTGAAAAAGACCCGCACTTCCTTCCCGGTTATGAACTCACCGCCTTTTCCAATACTGAAGAAAAGCTGGTGGGCTTATATACCGATATCCCTTTCAAACTCGAAGACCGCTTAAAGGAACTGGGAGCAAAATATAAGAAAGCTAAGATCCCCTTTATGTCGAAGATCATAGTTTCAGGAAAAATAGTGACAGGCCAAAATCCGGCCTCGGCAGGAAAGGCAGCCAAGGATTTCATTAAAGTGCTGCGGGGAGTAGATACCTTTGGGATCTATTAG
- a CDS encoding XRE family transcriptional regulator, producing the protein MELLNQISNRIGGLRKRYAYTINEVIEDLNISRAEYKEIENSGAGLQVEHLLKLASLYQKPLSYFFLKEPLEQMDGRIPFIPVKAHAGFIKSYSNDLIEDEYDFYRIPGYYSGIGYKLFEIEGDSMAPTLESGDIVICQDIALKKLKARDTLVVITKEKVLVKRFMTQTRDNIVFTNDNPFEDEELTIPNSKLILTCLILGKITNKLVPSHQMISSRKIDEMTEALEFLKQEVSRTKTELKK; encoded by the coding sequence ATGGAACTTTTAAATCAAATAAGTAATAGAATAGGAGGTTTAAGGAAAAGATATGCCTATACCATAAATGAAGTAATTGAAGATCTAAACATTTCCCGTGCGGAATACAAGGAAATTGAAAATTCTGGGGCTGGATTACAGGTCGAACATTTGTTAAAATTGGCAAGCCTTTACCAGAAACCTCTTTCTTACTTTTTTCTGAAAGAACCCCTTGAGCAGATGGATGGCAGAATACCTTTTATACCTGTTAAGGCACATGCGGGATTTATAAAGTCATATTCCAATGACCTGATTGAAGATGAATATGATTTCTATAGAATACCGGGGTACTACAGCGGTATTGGATATAAGCTGTTTGAGATCGAAGGGGACAGTATGGCTCCAACTCTGGAATCTGGTGATATTGTTATTTGCCAGGATATAGCTCTCAAAAAACTTAAAGCCAGGGATACTTTGGTTGTAATTACTAAGGAGAAGGTACTTGTGAAAAGATTCATGACACAAACCAGGGATAATATCGTGTTCACAAATGACAACCCATTTGAGGATGAAGAGCTGACTATTCCAAATTCTAAACTTATATTGACATGTTTGATCCTGGGAAAAATAACTAATAAACTCGTGCCGTCACATCAAATGATCTCATCACGTAAAATTGATGAAATGACAGAAGCCCTTGAATTTTTAAAGCAGGAAGTTTCCAGGACAAAAACAGAACTGAAAAAGTAA
- a CDS encoding zinc-dependent alcohol dehydrogenase yields the protein MLAMNFRGPFRVRADYDQPYPEIEHPEDAIVRVLRTCICGSDLHLYHGIVPDTRVGSVFGHEFIGEIVEVGSSVEKVKVGDKVMVPFNIACGKCAFCKQELYGNCHEANPQSTAAGGIFGYSHTAGGYNGGQAEYVRVPYADVGPTVIPEWMDPDDAVLLTDVVPTGYQAAEMGGIQEGDTVVVFGAGPIGIMAAKCSWLFGAGRVIVIDQYDYRLEFVRDYAQCEVYNFTELEDPVVFIKKTTDSLGADVCIDAVGGEAAGDTMNTLLGRKLLLQGGSTTALHWAINSVKKGGIVSIVGVYGPIDALVPIGNVVNKGITIRANQASVKKHLPKLIEHVKNGIIDPKQIISHRIPLEEVAEGYHLMSTKLDNCIKPVLIPPSA from the coding sequence ATGTTAGCAATGAATTTTAGAGGGCCCTTTCGGGTCCGGGCAGATTATGACCAACCGTATCCAGAGATCGAACATCCTGAAGACGCCATAGTACGGGTCCTGCGCACATGTATATGCGGCAGTGATCTTCATCTTTATCATGGAATTGTACCAGATACCCGGGTAGGTTCAGTATTTGGTCATGAATTTATAGGTGAGATCGTAGAGGTAGGCTCTTCAGTAGAAAAAGTAAAGGTTGGTGATAAAGTGATGGTCCCTTTTAATATAGCCTGTGGAAAATGTGCTTTCTGCAAACAGGAGCTTTATGGTAACTGTCATGAGGCAAATCCGCAGTCTACAGCAGCAGGGGGAATATTTGGTTATTCACATACTGCCGGTGGCTATAACGGGGGCCAGGCTGAATATGTGAGGGTACCGTATGCCGATGTTGGCCCAACAGTAATCCCAGAGTGGATGGATCCAGATGATGCGGTATTGCTCACAGATGTCGTACCTACAGGATACCAGGCAGCAGAAATGGGTGGTATACAGGAAGGAGATACCGTAGTGGTATTTGGTGCGGGACCAATAGGGATCATGGCAGCAAAGTGTTCCTGGCTTTTTGGTGCCGGGAGAGTGATCGTAATAGATCAATATGATTACCGCCTGGAGTTCGTAAGGGATTATGCACAATGTGAAGTCTATAATTTCACAGAACTTGAAGACCCTGTAGTTTTCATTAAAAAGACCACAGATTCCCTGGGAGCCGATGTTTGTATAGATGCCGTGGGAGGCGAGGCTGCAGGTGACACAATGAATACCCTTCTTGGAAGAAAATTACTGCTGCAGGGAGGTTCTACCACTGCCCTCCACTGGGCAATCAATTCGGTAAAGAAAGGCGGTATTGTTTCAATCGTGGGTGTATACGGTCCTATAGATGCTCTTGTACCCATTGGGAATGTAGTCAATAAAGGAATTACTATACGAGCCAACCAGGCATCGGTAAAGAAACACTTGCCTAAATTGATAGAGCATGTCAAAAACGGGATCATAGATCCAAAGCAAATTATTAGCCACAGGATCCCCCTGGAGGAAGTGGCAGAAGGTTATCATTTAATGTCTACAAAACTGGATAATTGTATAAAACCGGTTTTAATACCACCTTCAGCATAA
- a CDS encoding transposase, with amino-acid sequence MINWLKEIDLSLSLRLTLNGLLEDYERLAEKKKCITKQITELSRTSRYEQDVKLLRSVPGIGLVIAMAFLTELENMNRFKTFDQLCSFIGFVPSTKSSGEKESVGEITSRAQVILRPLLIEASWIAVQKDPALACRYAELCHKGLMPNKAIIRIAKKLLRRIRFVLKNKELYKLEVV; translated from the coding sequence TTGATAAATTGGTTAAAAGAAATTGACTTGAGTTTGTCTCTACGGCTAACTTTAAATGGATTGCTGGAGGATTATGAGCGACTAGCTGAGAAAAAAAAATGCATTACAAAACAAATAACTGAACTCTCCAGAACCAGCAGATATGAACAAGATGTGAAACTGCTTCGGAGTGTACCAGGAATCGGACTGGTAATAGCTATGGCCTTTTTAACTGAATTAGAGAATATGAATCGGTTTAAAACTTTTGATCAACTTTGCAGTTTTATAGGCTTTGTTCCTTCCACAAAATCCTCTGGAGAAAAAGAAAGTGTTGGCGAAATTACCTCACGAGCTCAGGTTATTTTAAGACCACTTTTAATAGAGGCTTCCTGGATAGCGGTTCAAAAGGATCCTGCATTAGCTTGCAGATATGCCGAATTATGTCACAAAGGTCTAATGCCAAATAAAGCAATCATTAGAATTGCAAAAAAGCTATTAAGAAGAATACGATTTGTTCTAAAGAACAAAGAACTATATAAATTAGAAGTTGTATAA
- a CDS encoding GAF domain-containing sensor histidine kinase — translation MKSPSNNANLSKDVAAVNQIPIISKLLDVVCHTTGLGFAAIARVTEDRWITCSVKDSLDFGLAPGDELPIKTTICDEVRAANLPVYIDHVEKDDKYCNHPVPVLYKFQSYVSVPIYRKDKSFFGTLCALDPKPASVSTKEVKDMFSLFADLISFHLDAIDEKAKVTEELKEELENTQLREQFIAILGHDLKNPIATTRMSADIMLKFSKEEMVKRNAAMIKSTSFRMEALIDNILDFARGKLGEGIILQKKEDNALLEKSLKQVVNEVKAVSPEREIQVEYKLEKSVNCDHNRISQLFSNLLSNADLHGDEKTPVTVNVESLNGEFKLEVRNNGSQIPTEAIEDLFKPFYRDVAKTGKKGLGLGLYISLEIAHAHKGNIEVHSAEDETIFTFAMPLV, via the coding sequence ATCAAATCACCATCAAACAATGCAAATCTTTCAAAAGATGTTGCTGCCGTAAATCAAATTCCAATTATTTCAAAATTACTTGATGTTGTGTGCCACACCACAGGATTGGGGTTTGCGGCCATTGCCCGGGTGACCGAGGATCGATGGATCACCTGCTCTGTTAAGGATTCCCTGGATTTTGGACTGGCACCCGGGGATGAACTGCCCATCAAAACCACAATTTGCGATGAGGTTAGAGCGGCAAACCTTCCGGTATATATAGACCATGTTGAGAAGGACGATAAGTATTGCAACCATCCCGTGCCAGTATTATACAAGTTTCAGAGTTATGTCTCTGTACCCATTTACCGTAAGGACAAAAGTTTTTTCGGAACTCTTTGTGCCCTGGATCCTAAGCCTGCCAGTGTTTCCACTAAGGAGGTGAAGGATATGTTTAGTTTGTTTGCAGATCTTATTTCATTTCACCTGGATGCAATAGATGAAAAAGCAAAGGTTACTGAAGAATTAAAAGAAGAACTCGAGAACACCCAGCTACGGGAGCAGTTTATCGCCATTCTTGGCCACGATCTTAAGAATCCTATCGCCACCACCCGGATGAGTGCAGATATTATGCTGAAGTTTTCCAAGGAAGAAATGGTAAAACGTAATGCTGCAATGATAAAATCCACCTCTTTTAGGATGGAGGCATTGATCGATAATATTCTTGATTTTGCAAGAGGTAAGTTAGGGGAAGGAATTATCCTTCAAAAGAAAGAAGATAACGCACTGCTGGAAAAATCCTTAAAGCAGGTAGTCAATGAAGTAAAGGCCGTTTCTCCTGAAAGGGAAATCCAGGTAGAATATAAGTTGGAGAAGTCTGTAAATTGTGATCACAACAGGATCTCTCAATTGTTCTCGAACCTGCTTTCAAATGCCGATCTTCATGGAGATGAAAAGACTCCAGTTACGGTAAACGTCGAATCCTTAAATGGGGAATTTAAATTAGAGGTGCGAAATAATGGCTCCCAGATTCCTACTGAAGCTATAGAGGATCTCTTTAAACCATTTTACAGAGATGTGGCTAAAACAGGAAAAAAAGGCCTTGGGCTGGGACTATATATCTCCCTGGAGATCGCTCACGCACATAAGGGGAACATTGAAGTCCACTCCGCAGAAGATGAAACTATTTTCACCTTTGCAATGCCGCTGGTTTAA
- a CDS encoding DUF2490 domain-containing protein, translating to MKKTLFVFILLLLVSEDIKAQFSQVTEEPTTSVEKDYTHTRGLWLGTYTKYRLNEKMFYYGEYHYRRTNNFIEDMAQVYLRFGLTYLVNNRLELTAGVVTPFYWAPQQDLPDQDNVVPQYRLWQQVLLVQPFDRLKLYHTFRFEQRWRRDYVVDSPFELTYRFRYKISGYYPLNNYKLVNKTLFASFYEEIFIQAGETITYNYMEDNRVFLGLGYILNENIQIQAGYMWTFRYNKGPTSFEHRHIPRLSIYHNLDFHRKRIERRKERVLILDEEF from the coding sequence ATGAAAAAAACTCTATTTGTATTTATCTTACTTCTTTTAGTTTCAGAAGATATAAAAGCACAATTTTCTCAGGTTACAGAAGAACCTACAACCTCTGTTGAAAAAGATTATACCCATACAAGGGGATTATGGCTGGGAACCTATACCAAATACCGTCTTAATGAAAAGATGTTCTATTACGGGGAATATCATTACAGGCGTACGAACAATTTTATTGAGGATATGGCCCAGGTTTATTTAAGATTTGGACTTACTTACCTGGTGAACAACAGGCTGGAACTTACTGCGGGAGTTGTTACACCCTTTTACTGGGCGCCGCAGCAGGATCTTCCAGACCAGGACAATGTGGTGCCGCAATATCGCCTTTGGCAGCAGGTTTTATTGGTACAACCTTTTGACCGCCTAAAGCTCTATCACACATTTAGGTTCGAGCAGCGTTGGAGAAGGGATTATGTTGTAGATTCTCCATTTGAGCTTACCTATAGGTTTCGTTATAAAATCTCGGGATATTATCCCCTGAATAATTATAAGCTGGTAAACAAAACTCTATTCGCCTCCTTCTATGAGGAAATCTTTATACAGGCAGGAGAAACCATAACTTATAATTACATGGAGGATAACCGGGTGTTCCTAGGACTGGGATATATTTTAAATGAAAATATCCAGATACAGGCAGGATATATGTGGACCTTTAGGTATAATAAAGGGCCAACCAGCTTTGAACACCGGCATATCCCCAGATTAAGTATTTATCACAATTTGGATTTTCATAGAAAAAGGATAGAAAGGCGTAAGGAAAGAGTGTTGATCCTCGATGAGGAATTCTAA
- a CDS encoding PQQ-dependent sugar dehydrogenase produces MKKTMTKNLKTFLLCFFCTGLFFAQKPTVERDQGAITIETIAEDLEHPWALAFLPDDRLLITERAGTLRVMDTANNVSAPIQGAPEVFAKGQGGMLDVALDPDFEQNNYIYLTFAEMGADSTATTALGRGVFQNDRLENFEVIFRMEPAIQGDKHFGGRIVFTDDGHILLTLAERFQFDPAQDNTNHMGTIVRINKDGTVPNDNPFVNDSNARDEIWSFGHRNIESAAIDPNTGNLWVAEMGPMGGDEFNLVQEGKNYGWPVVSWGRNYDGSQIPDHDTRPEFEDAVIVWTPTISPSGMIFYDGEMYPEWQDHAIIGGLTSSGIVVVKITGEQAEEIERVPVAERVRDVAQARDGSIFLVTDHEKGKVLRLNKME; encoded by the coding sequence ATGAAAAAGACTATGACTAAGAATTTAAAGACATTTCTTCTATGCTTCTTCTGTACGGGACTATTCTTTGCGCAGAAGCCTACAGTGGAAAGAGACCAGGGAGCCATCACCATTGAAACCATTGCAGAGGATTTGGAGCATCCCTGGGCACTGGCCTTTTTACCGGATGACCGACTGCTAATTACAGAACGTGCCGGTACCCTTCGTGTAATGGACACTGCAAATAATGTATCAGCTCCAATCCAGGGAGCACCTGAGGTTTTTGCCAAAGGACAGGGAGGGATGCTGGATGTGGCACTGGATCCGGATTTTGAGCAGAATAATTACATCTATCTAACTTTTGCCGAAATGGGTGCCGACAGTACTGCCACCACCGCATTAGGCAGGGGTGTATTTCAAAATGACCGTCTAGAGAATTTTGAAGTGATCTTTCGCATGGAACCTGCCATTCAAGGAGATAAACATTTTGGAGGACGAATTGTTTTCACAGATGACGGACATATACTTTTAACCCTGGCTGAAAGGTTTCAATTCGATCCTGCACAGGACAACACCAACCATATGGGAACAATAGTGAGGATCAACAAGGATGGTACGGTCCCAAATGATAATCCCTTTGTGAATGATTCCAATGCCAGGGATGAGATCTGGTCCTTTGGTCACCGAAACATTGAAAGTGCTGCTATTGATCCAAATACCGGAAACTTGTGGGTTGCTGAAATGGGGCCTATGGGCGGTGATGAATTTAACCTGGTGCAGGAAGGAAAAAATTATGGCTGGCCGGTAGTAAGCTGGGGCAGGAACTATGACGGCTCCCAAATACCAGATCACGATACAAGGCCGGAGTTTGAAGATGCCGTGATTGTTTGGACTCCAACAATCTCACCTTCCGGAATGATATTCTATGATGGAGAAATGTATCCTGAGTGGCAGGATCACGCCATAATTGGCGGACTTACCAGCAGCGGGATCGTGGTAGTAAAAATTACAGGGGAACAGGCAGAGGAAATTGAAAGAGTACCGGTGGCAGAGCGCGTTAGAGATGTTGCCCAGGCACGGGATGGCTCAATTTTCCTGGTAACAGATCATGAAAAAGGCAAAGTGCTTCGATTAAATAAAATGGAATAA